The Oncorhynchus nerka isolate Pitt River linkage group LG12, Oner_Uvic_2.0, whole genome shotgun sequence genome contains the following window.
ttgtactgtaattatgaaacggttaaatttttaattgaaatgcactgcagatatgagtgaaattgtgtaaagtaactccatcacactgtataaagctatgataaattatttgatatttttactgaaaacaagacaaaaataccaagtaattttttgcagtgtgactccattaaatgtgtgtgtgtgtgtgtgtgtgtgtgtgtgtagattaaacatgaacgggccaaaacggacatggcagcaggtcaaaatcaaatacaagaacattctgcagaatggtatggtccctgactaatatttaacaaaacacaagcatatattgtacccagaaggtgcctgctcacacattgtctgtactgttttagcagtgaaaaagaatacccacagacaaggcacgggtggtgggtcaccaaaggctgaccttaccccagcagaggacatggccttggagctaaataaaggcaggcccgtcttagaggggatccctggggggaaagagacgagcataggttcctcccaagatgccacccgcttcattcaaggtatgtccttccatctctacatgggatacaaccacattcatattgaatcaatttggactgtctgactttggtttacctattgccttgcagtgcctggcagcactgtgttcctgttagagccaccagcacaagcaccagacgatgctgatccagtgagtactccatcaaaggcatactgtaggcctggcatgtcttgtctactagcttcaatatgaatccgattaaatgtgatagggtgaaggccccagtgcagcagcaacagcacatgatggagacgatgatgaggaggagaccatctctctggattccagaaggcatgaggtatcatgttaagactgtgaaagtactatttactctacaatggtgaggagtcctcatcaaaatcaaaaaatctaatttcttttacaggacccagatgctatacagtgggaaaaccagcctggcaacatagtgcgtattaataaaaggacaccacatcctgccaaattccagctgcgctaattgtattgtgttcacagagctcacaagctatcagaaagttgtatggcaaccacctccggcgccaaatagaactggcagacatagacattcagtacaagaagaaaaagatggaaaatcttgcactggagtccgaaataaaaaagaggacaattaggaaactggaccttgaaataaaaaaacttgagggaggtgagatatgccttcaatgtacactgtatgctaactgtaacacaaatgtattaatcattatttttctttcctcccccagctccaagaagatgacacagctcaaaataaaaattaggtatattctcgtaaagtcaagtgagccatgacatatgagctcttattgtgagcatacaggacggtggcatctttctaaggttttttttattttcccagcaatcagtacaaccaagtcatcgttataaggcatcgccctcttttgctcacccccccagcaccaggtgtggccactagcctatatgaaggcccaaaattgtgtgttcctttctgctctgacaatggcatgcccattcgtgcgagatgtggtggatgaagaagcacttgtgctgaggagagccttcaggcgagaaagggtcttcagggaccggttggacccactggccttccctgatgaccatctatatgaaagatacaggttttctgcagatggcatcaggtatctatgcagactactgggtcccaggattaagcaccgcactgcacggagccatgcactgagtgtggagcaaatggtttgtgtggccttgcgcttttttgctagtggagccttcctgtactcagtgggggatgcagaacagctgaacaaggccacaatttgccgcacaataaggagtgtgtgtctggctatcaaagcattagcagatgtcttcatctccttccctggccacagaagactctgtgacatcaaagaggagttctataggattgcaggtaagaggatctacaaattacaggacaactgttaacacatagtaggatactcattactttgtgtgacaggtttccccaatgtcattggtgcagtggactgcacacacataaggataaaagccccctcaggtgcccatgaggctgattttgtgaataggaaatcctttcacagcattaatgttcaggtgaacat
Protein-coding sequences here:
- the LOC135574356 gene encoding uncharacterized protein LOC135574356 isoform X2, with the translated sequence MATRAAYFSPSEAQILMEAYEEVKDIIKKKGNTATVIKQREKAWQSIADRLNALNMNGPKRTWQQVKIKYKNILQNAVKKNTHRQGTGGGSPKADLTPAEDMALELNKGRPVLEGIPGGKETSIGSSQDATRFIQVPGSTVFLLEPPAQAPDDADPGEGPSAAATAHDGDDDEEETISLDSRRHEDPDAIQWENQPGNISSQAIRKLYGNHLRRQIELADIDIQYKKKKMENLALESEIKKRTIRKLDLEIKKLEGAPRR
- the LOC135574356 gene encoding putative nuclease HARBI1 isoform X1; protein product: MKAQNCVFLSALTMACPFVRDVVDEEALVLRRAFRRERVFRDRLDPLAFPDDHLYERYRFSADGIRYLCRLLGPRIKHRTARSHALSVEQMVCVALRFFASGAFLYSVGDAEQLNKATICRTIRSVCLAIKALADVFISFPGHRRLCDIKEEFYRIAGFPNVIGAVDCTHIRIKAPSGAHEADFVNRKSFHSINVQMVCNADCVISNVVAKWPGSVHDSRIFRASEIYHKVNSLVCCWETGVWLPAFSPDTFHRPQEAQQAYNHAHARTRARVEMTFGLLKARFHCLHKLRVSPVRACDITVACAVLHNVACLRKERAPRVPPAMDWDNPAIFPDDDSGRLLRDQYVLNYFS